From the Budorcas taxicolor isolate Tak-1 chromosome 1, Takin1.1, whole genome shotgun sequence genome, one window contains:
- the KCTD6 gene encoding BTB/POZ domain-containing protein KCTD6 isoform X1, whose product MDNGDWGYMMTDPVTLNVGGHLYTTSLTTLTRYPDSMLGAMFGGDFPTARDPQGNYFIDRDGPLFRYVLNFLRTSELTLPLDFKEFDLLRKEADFYQIEPLIQCLNDPKPLYPVDTFEEVVELSSTRKLSKYSNPVAVIITQLTITTKVHSLLEGISNYFTKWNKHMMDTRDCQVSFTFGPCDYHQEVSLRVHLMEYITKQGFTIRNTRVHHMSERANENTVEHNWTFCRLARKTDD is encoded by the exons ATGGATAATGGAGACTGGGGCTATATG ATGACTGACCCAGTCACGTTAAATGTAGGTGGACACTTGTACACGACGTCTCTCACCACATTGACGCGTTACCCGGATTCCATGCTTGGAGCCATGTTTGGGGGGGACTTCCCCACAGCTCGAGACCCTCAAGGCAATTACTTCATTGATCGAGATGGACCTCTTTTCCGATATGTCCTCAACTTCTTAAGAACTTCAGAGCTGACCTTGCCCCTGGATTTTAAGGAATTTGATCTGCTTCGGAAAGAGGCAGACTTTTATCAGATTGAGCCCTTGATTCAGTGTCTCAATGACCCCAAGCCTTTGTATCCCGTGGATACTTTTGAAGAAGTCGTGGAGTTATCTAGTACCCGGAAGCTTTCTAAGTACTCCAATCCGGTAGCTGTCATCATAACCCAGTTAACCATTACCACCAAGGTCCATTCCTTACTAGAAGGCATATCAAACTATTTTACCAAGTGGAATAAGCACATGATGGACACCAGAGATTGCCAGGTGTCCTTCACTTTTGGACCCTGTGATTATCACCAGGAAGTCTCTCTCCGAGTCCACCTGATGGAGTACATCACAAAGCAGGGTTTCACGATCCGCAACACCCGAGTGCACCACATGAGTGAGCGGGCCAACGAGAACACGGTGGAGCACAACTGGACTTTCTGCAGGCTGGCCCGGAAGACAGACGACTGA
- the KCTD6 gene encoding BTB/POZ domain-containing protein KCTD6 isoform X2, whose protein sequence is MLGAMFGGDFPTARDPQGNYFIDRDGPLFRYVLNFLRTSELTLPLDFKEFDLLRKEADFYQIEPLIQCLNDPKPLYPVDTFEEVVELSSTRKLSKYSNPVAVIITQLTITTKVHSLLEGISNYFTKWNKHMMDTRDCQVSFTFGPCDYHQEVSLRVHLMEYITKQGFTIRNTRVHHMSERANENTVEHNWTFCRLARKTDD, encoded by the coding sequence ATGCTTGGAGCCATGTTTGGGGGGGACTTCCCCACAGCTCGAGACCCTCAAGGCAATTACTTCATTGATCGAGATGGACCTCTTTTCCGATATGTCCTCAACTTCTTAAGAACTTCAGAGCTGACCTTGCCCCTGGATTTTAAGGAATTTGATCTGCTTCGGAAAGAGGCAGACTTTTATCAGATTGAGCCCTTGATTCAGTGTCTCAATGACCCCAAGCCTTTGTATCCCGTGGATACTTTTGAAGAAGTCGTGGAGTTATCTAGTACCCGGAAGCTTTCTAAGTACTCCAATCCGGTAGCTGTCATCATAACCCAGTTAACCATTACCACCAAGGTCCATTCCTTACTAGAAGGCATATCAAACTATTTTACCAAGTGGAATAAGCACATGATGGACACCAGAGATTGCCAGGTGTCCTTCACTTTTGGACCCTGTGATTATCACCAGGAAGTCTCTCTCCGAGTCCACCTGATGGAGTACATCACAAAGCAGGGTTTCACGATCCGCAACACCCGAGTGCACCACATGAGTGAGCGGGCCAACGAGAACACGGTGGAGCACAACTGGACTTTCTGCAGGCTGGCCCGGAAGACAGACGACTGA
- the ACOX2 gene encoding peroxisomal acyl-coenzyme A oxidase 2: MVGSPVHRVSAEDTWSRSMHPDIESERHSQSFNVEELTNILDGGTQNTTLRRKVESIIHSDPELSLKDNYFMTQNERYEAAIKKKFHILMLAQRLGWSEGSRELQYASRSVSGDLGFAIHHIFQKTIRSLGSEEQIAKWDPLCSKFQILGTYAQTEMGHGTYLQGLETEATYDAATQEFVVHSPTMTAIKWWPGDLGRSATHALVQAQLICSGARQGMHAFIVPIRSLDDHSPLPGITTGDIGPKMDFDHTDNGFLKLDHVRIPRENMLNRFAQVLPDGTYVKLGVPKSNYLSMVAVRVDVLLGEVLPLLQKACTIAVRYAVVRRQSRLRPSDPEAKVLDYQTQQQKLFPPLAMAYAFHFVANNLLEFFHHSYSSILDRDFALLPELHALSAGLKAMVSDFCTQGVEQCRRACGGHGYSKLSGLPSLLTRVTASCTYEGENTVLYLQTARFLIKSYLNTQKSPGSASKGSLPQSVAYLTAPEVARCPAQTAADFLHPELYTTAWAHVAVRLIKDSVHHLQTLRQAGADEHDAWNQTTVIHVQATKAHLYYVTVKIFTEALEKLESQPAIQQVLKRLCDLYALHGIVTNAGDFLHDGFLSGAQTDMARKAYLDLLPLIRKDAILLTDAFDFTDQCLNSALGCYDGHAYERLFQWAQKSPTNTEGNPAYEKYIRPLLQGRRARL; encoded by the exons ATGGTGGGCAGTCCAGTGCACCGAGTGTCAGCGGAGGACACCTGGAGCAGAAGCATGCATCCTGACATAGAGAGCGAGAGGCACTCGCAGTCCTTCAACGTGGAGGAACTCACCAACATCCTTGACGGAGGCACCCAGAACACCACACTCCGGAGGAAAGTGG AAAGCATCATCCACAGTGACCCAGAGCTTAGCCTGAAGGATAATTATTTCATGACCCAGAATGAACGTTACGAAGCCGCCATTAAGAAGAAATTCCACATCCTCATGCTAGCACAGCGCCTGGGCTGGTCCGAAGGCAGTCGTGAATTACAATATGCTTCCAG AAGTGTTTCTGGAGATCTGGGCTTCGCGATACACCACATCTTCCAGAAAACCATACGGAGCCTCGGCTCAGAGGAGCAGATTGCAAAGTGGGACCCACTCTGCAGCAAGTTCCAGATCCTGGGGACATACGCCCAGACGGAAATGGGgcatg GGACGTATCTTCAGGGCCTGGAGACCGAAGCCACCTACGATGCAGCCACCCAGGAGTTTGTGGTGCACAGCCCCACGATGACGGCCATCAAATGGTGGCCTGGGGACT TGGGACGGTCAGCCACCCATGCCCTGGTCCAGGCCCAGCTGATCTGCTCCGGAGCCCGGCAGGGCATGCATGCCTTTATTGTCCCCATCCGGAGTCTTGACGACCACAGCCCGCTGCCAG GGATCACCACTGGGGACATTGGGCCCAAGATGGACTTCGATCACACGGATAATGGCTTCCTAAAACTGGACCACGTGCGCATCCCCAGGGAGAACATGCTGAATCGCTTCGCACAG GTCCTGCCAGATGGCACCTATGTCAAGCTCGGAGTGCCGAAGAGCAACTATCTCAGCATGGTGGCGGTGCGTGTGGACGTGCTGCTGGGCGAGGTCCTCCCGCTGCTGCAGAAGGCCTGCACCATCGCCGTCCGCTACGCCGTCGTCCGCCGCCAGTCCCGCCTCCGGCCCAG CGACCCAGAGGCGAAGGTCCTAGATTACCAGACACAGCAGCAGAAACTCTTTCCTCCGCTGGCTATGGCCTATGCATTCCACTTTGTGGCCAACAACCTCCTGGAGTTCTTCCACCATTCCTACAGCTCCATTTTGGACAGAGACTTCGCACTTCTGCCTGAG CTTCACGCGCTGAGCGCAGGTCTGAAGGCCATGGTGTCGGACTTCTGCACCCAGGGGGTCGAGCAGTGCCGCAGAGCCTGCGGTGGACATGGCTACTCAAAGCTGAGCGGCCTGCCCTCCCTGCTCACCCGAGTGACAGCCTCCTGCACTTATGAGGGCGAGAACACAGTACTCTACCTGCAGACGGCCAG GTTTCTGATAAAGAGCTACCTGAACACTCAGAAGTCCCCAGGATCCGCATCGAAGGGGTCTCTCCCTCAGTCTGTCGCATACCTGACCGCACCTGAAGTGGCCAGGTGTCCAGCCCAAACAGCAGCCGACTTCCTCCACCCCGAGCTCTACACCACGGCCTGGGCACACGTGGCAGTCAG GCTTATAAAGGACTCGGTGCACCACTTACAGACGCTGAGGCAAGCCGGCGCCGATGAGCACGATGCGTGGAACCAGACCACTGTCATCCATGTCCAGGCCACTAAG GCACACCTCTACTATGTCACTGTGAAGATTTTCACAGAAGCTCTGGAGAAACTGGAAAGCCAGCCAGCGATTCAGCAGGTGCTCAAACGCCTCTGTGACCTCTATGCCCTACACGGCATCGTGACAAACGCGGGCGACTTCCTCCATGACGGCTTCCTGTCTGGAGCCCAAACAGACATGGCGAGGAAAGCCTACCTGGACCTGCTCCCCCTCATCCG gaaGGATGCCATCTTgttaactgatgcttttgacttcACGGATCAGTGTTTAAATTCAGCGCTTGGCTGTTATGATGGACATGCCTATGAACGTCTGTTCCAGTGGGCTCAGAAGTCACCCACCAATACTGAG GGGAACCCTGCCTATGAGAAATACATAAGACCACTATTACAAGGCCGGAGGGCCAGGCTCTGA